One Rhinolophus ferrumequinum isolate MPI-CBG mRhiFer1 chromosome X, mRhiFer1_v1.p, whole genome shotgun sequence genomic window, aatcaacaagtgtttattgatcatctactgtgtgcccagcactctTCCACATAGTCTTTATCTGTAAGTCTGGAGGATACATAGAGGTCTAAGATATGGCCCCTACCCTCCAAAAGTTTACAATGTACTTGTGAAATCAgatataagcacatgaaaatataacTATGCATCAAAAATTATGAATGATAAGCATCGAAGAAGTGATTTGTACATTGAGGGAGGGGTAGGAGAGGGACGGAGTGGTCAGAGGAGGCTCAGTGAAGGAGGTGGTGCTGAGCAAGTTGTTCAAGCGTGAGGAAGACTTGGGAAAGGGGAAAGTCGCCTTCCAGCTTGGGAGAACAGCTTAATCAGGCTAGGAAGTGGAACTGTGCAAGGCATGTAGATACAACGAATGGGCCCCTTGTGCTGGCACTGAGGTTTGGGGAGGTGTACTGGACTTTGTCAGAAGTTGCTCATGCTTAGGCTGATGAGGGAAAATGCCTTTGGTTTGTTTAtgacttcccccacccccacaccaggGGAAATGGAACATTTTCAGGCCTTGGAGCTGTCTGTCTGCCTGGGAACTATTCTCTATACTCTCCGACCTCGTCTGAAATCCCAGGCAGCAGCTCATCTATCACTCAAATCAGGGCTGTACCACCTTGGGCTTGATTATTCTATGCTGAAGCCCTTGGATGACTTTTAGCAACTGGAATTTCTGGTGAAGGATGATGGGGGAAGTATGAAGGGTGACAGGAGGCCCACCTGGTGCTGCAGTCTGCAAGAGTCTCTGTTGTGTTCTATGGGTGGACCCCAGGGTCCGATCTCAGCCTTTGGGCTGATTTGCTATTAGGCTTGAAGACTCTCTGTGGTGGGGAAGGGAGCTGCCTCTCTCTGGCACAACAGAAATATCTACTGGAGCCACCACACATGTCCACCCAGCTTCTTACATGCCACAGTTCTTTTCTCTTGGGCAGCATCTAGGAGTGGTATTGTCACAGTCCTCCACAGCTCCCACACTGTCAGCCCCCAGCTAAGGGCTGTCTCTAGAAAAATCAGTTTCCCATTCCTAAGGAAACAATCATGTAGGGCCCTTAGCCTTGTTGTTTAGCAGGAGGCCAGGTCAGATGCcccagagggaggcaggagctTCAGTGAAAGGTGGGACTGCAGCTTCTGAGGCACTTCCTCAGTGGAGACAGTCTGCTGCTGCCTGGAGCTTTCCACCATATCTTCTTTCCTTGTGCTTTCCTCTAGTTGTGGGCTAGATCCCCAACCTGCAAGTGCGAGCGAATTCTGGGAAATGCCCTAGGCAGTGTTTCTGGTCTTTTTGGGTCCTCAGCTACCTTCCCTTTCTCGCATCCTGCATCCAGTTGCTCTCTGTTCTCTCAGTACAAGTGGGATGGCTCTATTTCCGTTTATGCACAAACCAGTTTGGACACTTGGAGACATAACAAGAGTGGGTCGGAAGCTCCAGAGCCCATTATTGGCCAATCCATTTCTTTGGAGGGAGGTTTGAGAAGGAGGTTAGAGCCATTTTCATAAAAGCCACTACTCCTCCTTTCCCCATCCTCCAGCAGTGAGCTAAGAGCCAACCTCAGTCAGAGGGAGGGTCTTTGATCATAGAAAGCATCAGTCAATAGGATGTAATAAGTGAGTTTATGGATGGATTCCCAGGTAAACCAAAAGGCAGAAGGGAGCCTGTGGGGTCTGGCTTAGAGTAGGAAGGTGGGTTTGGAGTTGAGAGTTGGAGAACTCAGTGTGTGGGGTGTTGGACCAaggtgaaggaaacagaaaggCTGGCTTGGCAAGCATCTTGACAATTCAACCTGTTTGCTGTCACACCAGCTCCCATTTCTGCCTTCTCTTGATACAGTGGCCCAAATCAGTCTATCCTCAGCAGCACCTTCTGACACGATCCAGTGGCAATGTCCCTCACCTGTGGCCCTGACGGGGGGtcggggggggcaggggggctgtCCACTAGTTTTCACAGACCCAGCCACCCCCCGTTTCTGGCCCCTCGTTCTTCACACATACCCTGTCAGGCTGTAGGAGTTAAACTCATTCTTGACTTTGGGTGGTTGATCAGGTCTTGGAGAGCTCCTAGTGGCGAGGGGCTGGGCCTGGTAGGCATCATAGTAGTTGGAGCGATTTCTCTCGGGTGCGCAGGAAAAGCAGAGGATGATTCCAGCAACGAGGGAGAACAGGGAGGAAATAATGCCCAAGTAAAGAGCCTCTCCGATCTCAAATTTCATGCTGTCAGGCACCAGTGGGGAGTAGAAGTCCCGCAGGATCCCATGAAGATTCCAGGCAACAGGGATGAAGCCCAGGAGACCACCAAGGATGAAGAAGACTCCACCCACTACTGCCACTCTGTCCTTGACTTGGGAGTCTTGGCAGAAGACTGTGCATCTCATGCCCACCACAGAGACAATGCAGGCCAACGAGGAGATTGCACTGGATGTCACCATCATGGCTTGGGCAGCCTGGATGTCAGCGGGCAGGCCTAGGAGGGTGCTGTAGATGTCACACTGGGTGATGCCTGTGCTGTGTGTGGCACACTCCATCCAGAGGCCCTTGGAGAAGCCGACTGCTGTCACAATACTGGCACCGACATAAGAACTGGTTCGCCAGCTGGGGAGCAGCATGGCAACTAGGGTGCCCAACAGCCCCAGAAGGCCCAGAATATAGCCTATAACTTGGAGGCCAAGAGAGGCCATGACAGACCTCTCAGTAGAAGTGTCTTCAGGGCCTGTTCTCTCGTCTTTAGGCTGCAGCTCTTGCTCCTTGGATCCCGTCCTCTATTCCCTCATTTCAGAGTGTCACTGAGAGGCCAACTTTTCTCCTCCTTACAAGTGTGTGGGTGGCCACAAGCAGGCTCAAGAAGGCATCTagaagacctaaaaaaaaaatccataaactAGATTAAATATTGACCAGAAGCTTATGAGAAACCAGAAAATGCTGGGTGCCTTTTGACCTTTGTTATCTTTAGAAATAacacatgagaaagaaagaaaaaaaaaaaaaaaactttgaaagtgGAGCCAAAATGTCATCACCTCCTGCGTAGGCACATGCCTTCGGCTGGCAGCCAGACAAAAGCGGGCGCCAGACAGGCAGCTGCTTTCCCAGAACGTGGTATGGCAGTGGCAGTTGTAGTGGCTGTTAACTCCAGATCAGGCTGTTGGCTGGCACGGTTCTGTCTCCAAGGCCTGCTGTTTAACACACTGCCCAGCAATAATGCCAGAGGGCCCCTCAATTGCAGACTGAGGCCAAACTCCAGGAGACTGGATCAGGAAGAACAGGTCTTAGGATATAGCCTTGGGCTCCAGGTTATTAGAAGCCTCTTGAATCTTCAAGGGGGTAGAAGGCAATGGTTTAGCCCTAGATCATCCAACCCATGGTGAAAATTTACTCCAGGGCAGGTTGGGGCAGGCAACAGAGTCTTCTGTCTACACCCTGAGGTTCACATCCTCCCGGACCTACCCAAATCCCCCTCCATAGGCTAGCCTAAGGCCTCCTGCATGTATAACACATGCAGACATTTCCCATCTGCTCTCCTAATAGATGCCCTCCGCCATCCCTAGGCCTCTCAGATGACGTGGGAGAACTCTGGAGCAGAGACTGTTCCAGGGCCTGGAAGAAGGAGCCTGGAAATTCACTGGGAGGACAGAGGAAAGGGAAGCTGTTCTTGGCTTTGTAAAGGCCAAGTATCTAAGGCAATCTTTTGGAATTGCAGAGCTTTCCAGGATTTTGCAGTGTTCAAGGACCCTTACTCTTGCCAAGGTTCAAAACACTAATGTTCAAGGGCATATCCCTTCTCCAGCAAGACTCTCCAGCCCACTAACTTTCAACCCACCACAATCTGGCTATTCCATTTTTAGCCTTCTCCAAAATTTCTCTTTCCCTACCAATCTCATCAATGTGAATATCCCTCAGAAGTCTATCCTTTTCTCAGTCAACATTCTGGTCTCTGAACACACTTATCCACCCCATGACTTAATCTCACACCCATCCACTGGCATTCTCAAATCTACATTTCCAGCATAGACCTTCCTCCTGAGCTTCAAGACTTCCAGAACAATTATCTATTTAAAATGCCCACTTGGAAATCTCATAGGAACCTAAAATTCGATGTATTTAAAAGAGAATCATCACCTCTCCTATTGCACTCCTCCCCAAGCAGTTCTTCCCTGGGTTCCCTATGGTCACTGAATGATATCTCTATCCATCTTCTTGCGCTGGACCAAAATCCTGGGAGTGATTTTTGACACCTCTCTCATGCTTATCCCTCACCCTTTATGGTCACTGTCTCACCAATTCTACCTCTTGTCTATACTTCAAATCTATGGTACCCTTCTTTCTATCCCTACTGTGACTTTCCCAGTTCAGAGCTTCATCATCCTCTCTCTCCTGGACTATAGCAACGTTACTTCCAGTCTTGCCTCCTCCAATTCATTCTCCACGCTGTTGCTAAGGTGATCTTTCAACACATTAATCTGATCAAGTCACTACTCTACATAAAACATTCCAGTGGCTCCCCACCAGCTAAAGAATAAAGTGCAAACTTGCTTGTACTCTATGACCTCTCAAGCTTCATCTCTTGCTATTCCCCTCCTCATGCTCTATGCTCTTGCTGAACTAAATTactttcagttcctcagtcagACCGTGTTGGCTTTTCTGACAAATCTGAGTACAGGCTGTTCCTTCTGTGCAGAATGCCTGGCATTTTTCTCCCCCTGTTTAGTGCCTTCTCATCCTTTGGGACTCAGCTCAGAAGTCTCTTACTTTAGCCTGAAGTGCCCCTCCTCTATGTTCTTACAGTATCTTGTGTTTACTTACCTCCATCATAGTAATAAGAAGAATAGTAACATTATGTAGTGTTTCCTATGTGACCATTGTAAGCACTTCACACATGTTAATGCATTTAATGTTACAATAACACTT contains:
- the CLDN2 gene encoding claudin-2, coding for MASLGLQVIGYILGLLGLLGTLVAMLLPSWRTSSYVGASIVTAVGFSKGLWMECATHSTGITQCDIYSTLLGLPADIQAAQAMMVTSSAISSLACIVSVVGMRCTVFCQDSQVKDRVAVVGGVFFILGGLLGFIPVAWNLHGILRDFYSPLVPDSMKFEIGEALYLGIISSLFSLVAGIILCFSCAPERNRSNYYDAYQAQPLATRSSPRPDQPPKVKNEFNSYSLTGYV